A section of the Mycolicibacterium anyangense genome encodes:
- the istB gene encoding IS21-like element ISMyma9 family helper ATPase IstB, whose translation MATKRAPAPGEADKLIAHQSRLLKAPRIAAHYHRLAEQGREANWSLEDYLAAVLAVESNARAESGARQRIRYAEFPAIKTITDFDFTAQPGVDRVQIARLEAGGWLAEARNIVLLGPPGTGKTHLATALAIAAAQAGHRVAFAPATGWISRLAEAHRIDRLEAELRKISRYGLIVIDEVGYIPFDTEAANLFFQLISTRYEKSSVILTSNLPFSRWGQVFGEATIASAMIDRIVHHADVIALKGASYRIKHTAIESLPSVEVDRQADSTP comes from the coding sequence ATGGCCACCAAACGTGCCCCGGCCCCGGGTGAGGCCGACAAGCTCATCGCGCATCAATCTCGGCTGTTGAAGGCGCCGAGGATCGCTGCGCACTATCACCGGCTGGCCGAACAGGGCCGCGAAGCCAACTGGTCGTTAGAGGACTACCTGGCCGCCGTGTTAGCGGTGGAGTCCAACGCCCGCGCCGAATCCGGTGCCCGCCAACGCATCCGGTATGCCGAGTTCCCGGCGATCAAGACGATCACCGACTTCGACTTCACTGCCCAACCTGGGGTCGACCGAGTCCAGATCGCCCGCCTGGAAGCCGGGGGCTGGCTGGCCGAGGCCCGCAACATCGTCCTGCTGGGCCCGCCGGGCACCGGCAAGACTCACCTGGCCACGGCCCTGGCGATCGCCGCCGCCCAAGCCGGCCACCGGGTCGCGTTCGCCCCGGCCACCGGATGGATCAGCCGGTTGGCCGAAGCCCACCGCATCGACCGCCTCGAGGCCGAGTTGCGCAAGATCTCCCGTTACGGGCTGATCGTCATCGACGAGGTCGGTTACATCCCCTTCGACACCGAAGCGGCCAACCTGTTCTTCCAGCTGATCTCCACCCGATACGAGAAATCGTCGGTCATCTTGACTTCCAATCTGCCGTTCTCTCGCTGGGGACAGGTCTTCGGGGAAGCCACCATCGCCTCGGCGATGATCGACCGGATCGTGCACCACGCCGACGTCATCGCCCTCAAAGGCGCCAGCTACCGCATCAAACACACCGCAATCGAGTCACTGCCCTCCGTCGAAGTCGACCGTCAGGCAGACTCAACCCCGTAA
- the dcd gene encoding dCTP deaminase, with the protein MLLSDRDIRAAIADGRLGIDPFDDSLVQPSSVDVRLDNLFRVFNNTRYTHIDPAKQQDELTTLVQAVDSEPFVLHPGEFVLGSTLECCTLPDDLAGRLEGKSSLGRLGLLTHSTAGFIDPGFSGHITLELSNVANLPITLWPGMKIGQLCLLRLTSPAEHPYGSAQVGSKYQGQRGPTPSRSYQNFIQSPRGE; encoded by the coding sequence GTGCTGCTCTCCGATCGTGACATCCGCGCCGCCATCGCCGACGGCAGACTCGGCATCGACCCGTTCGACGACTCCCTGGTGCAGCCGTCGAGCGTCGACGTTCGCCTGGACAACCTGTTCCGGGTGTTCAACAACACCCGCTACACCCACATCGACCCGGCCAAGCAGCAGGACGAGCTGACCACCCTGGTCCAGGCCGTCGACAGCGAGCCATTCGTGCTGCACCCCGGCGAGTTCGTCCTCGGCTCCACCCTGGAGTGCTGCACCCTGCCCGACGACCTGGCCGGCCGCCTGGAGGGCAAGTCCTCCCTGGGCCGCCTCGGCCTGCTGACGCATTCCACCGCCGGGTTCATCGACCCCGGCTTCTCCGGGCACATCACCCTGGAGCTCTCCAACGTCGCGAACCTGCCGATCACCCTGTGGCCGGGCATGAAGATCGGCCAGCTGTGCCTGCTGCGGCTGACCAGCCCCGCCGAACACCCCTACGGCAGCGCCCAGGTCGGCTCGAAATACCAGGGCCAGCGCGGCCCCACACCGTCGCGCTCGTATCAGAACTTCATTCAGTCGCCGCGCGGCGAGTAA
- the istA gene encoding IS21 family transposase, translated as MEDWAEIRRLYRSEKLSQAEIARQLGLARNTVAKAVRSDCPPRYERPPVRTSAWAQVEPAVRAVLKQYPTIPASVIAERVGWSGGHSWFSENVARIRPQYAPADPCDRLVHRPGEQVQCDLWFPGALVPDHAGVLRSFPVLVMVAAYSRFIAALMIPSRVTGDLLAGMWQLLAGHVGAVPRTVLWDNESGIGQRGRLADGVAGFCGVPGTRLVQARPYDPETKGLVERANGYLGTSFLPGRTFSSPADFNTQLSYWLTVKANTRRHATTTAIPADALAVDRAAMAVLPPVAPTTGTTFSTRLGRDYYVSVGGNAYSVHPEVIGRMISVTAHLDRVVAVCGDRMVADHQRLWGTHGLATDPEHLAAAAVLREHYRNRPTVSSHLDIEVQVADLGAYDAAFGTGEEVA; from the coding sequence GTGGAGGATTGGGCTGAGATCCGCCGGTTGTATCGGTCGGAGAAGCTCTCGCAGGCCGAGATTGCCCGGCAGTTGGGCTTGGCGCGCAACACCGTGGCCAAGGCGGTGCGCTCGGATTGCCCGCCACGTTATGAACGTCCACCGGTGAGGACCTCGGCGTGGGCCCAGGTCGAGCCCGCGGTGCGGGCGGTGCTCAAGCAGTATCCGACGATTCCGGCGTCGGTGATCGCCGAGCGAGTGGGCTGGTCGGGTGGGCATTCCTGGTTCAGCGAGAACGTGGCGCGGATCCGGCCGCAGTATGCGCCGGCCGATCCGTGCGACCGACTGGTCCATCGGCCCGGGGAGCAGGTCCAGTGTGATCTGTGGTTCCCCGGCGCCCTGGTGCCCGACCACGCCGGGGTGTTGCGGTCCTTCCCGGTGCTGGTGATGGTCGCCGCGTATTCGCGGTTCATCGCCGCACTAATGATCCCGTCACGAGTCACCGGGGATCTGCTGGCCGGGATGTGGCAACTGCTCGCCGGGCACGTCGGCGCAGTCCCGCGGACAGTGTTGTGGGACAACGAGTCCGGTATCGGTCAGCGCGGCCGCCTGGCCGACGGTGTCGCCGGGTTCTGCGGCGTGCCGGGGACCCGCCTGGTTCAGGCCCGGCCCTATGACCCGGAAACCAAAGGGCTCGTGGAGCGGGCCAACGGGTATCTGGGCACCTCGTTCCTGCCCGGTCGGACGTTTAGCTCACCGGCCGATTTCAACACTCAGCTCAGCTACTGGCTGACCGTGAAGGCCAACACGCGGCGCCACGCCACCACCACGGCGATCCCGGCTGACGCGCTCGCCGTGGACCGGGCCGCGATGGCCGTGTTGCCGCCCGTGGCCCCCACGACAGGCACCACTTTCAGCACCCGACTCGGCCGGGACTACTACGTGAGCGTGGGCGGCAATGCGTACTCGGTGCATCCGGAGGTCATCGGGCGGATGATCAGCGTGACCGCGCATCTGGATCGTGTCGTGGCGGTCTGCGGTGACCGGATGGTCGCTGACCATCAACGGCTCTGGGGCACCCACGGATTAGCCACTGATCCAGAACATTTGGCTGCCGCGGCGGTACTACGCGAGCATTATCGCAACCGGCCCACGGTCAGCAGCCATCTCGATATCGAGGTTCAGGTCGCGGATCTGGGGGCCTATGACGCGGCGTTCGGGACCGGCGAGGAGGTCGCCTGA
- a CDS encoding DUF7159 family protein, giving the protein MDIVLGVSMTPTTVRMVLVEGEKADGVTVDHDTFDITTGDGTATTAAEQVIAAILGTRESAEEGGHRLIATGVTWTDYVGAAELREALTARKIDDVVLVSELHAAGALAQAVGQAVGYERTALMFLERDTATLSVVETATGAVVKVESQSLHAPDAVAELARMVTDLEALAAPPQGLFMVGSGVDVAAVKARIAQVSSLPVHAPDEAELALARGAALASATAPRYEASTVGLAYAQDRDGTTAGAAYSAGADTEMAAGATQMAAAGYMAPLGYSEVPDGLDDLADFGYDAVPAGLDEVDDVVEEPGRKPFLLVGSALTSIFVVGVVALVISLAVSIRPTVDQRPNPGGNAVVPSSQAPASATPEAQVPAPAPSSPAETIPEPVQVVQQAPRTVFVTPAPKAPAPAPAAPAPAPEAPAPAPAAPAPAPVVEAPAPVIPAPVIAPPVIAPPVVVLPPLLPPFLRPRAPQYPQYPQYPSNPPTYTPSPQPTYSAPPTYSAPPTYNPLPTYTLAPTYAPPTEQAPTYPAPASGSGGYGSGGSGAGAGGSGSSSGSGSSGSDSDGGSHGSSGRGSGGGSQNPIWPLWPNFGH; this is encoded by the coding sequence GTGGACATCGTGCTTGGTGTGTCGATGACACCAACAACGGTCCGCATGGTGCTGGTCGAAGGCGAGAAAGCCGACGGTGTGACCGTCGACCACGACACCTTCGACATCACCACCGGCGACGGCACGGCAACCACAGCTGCCGAACAGGTGATCGCCGCGATCCTGGGCACCCGGGAGAGTGCCGAGGAGGGCGGCCACCGCCTGATCGCGACCGGCGTCACCTGGACCGATTACGTCGGCGCCGCCGAACTGCGCGAGGCCCTGACCGCCCGCAAGATCGACGACGTCGTGCTGGTCTCCGAACTGCACGCCGCCGGAGCGCTGGCCCAGGCTGTCGGCCAGGCCGTCGGCTACGAGCGCACCGCGTTGATGTTCCTGGAGCGCGACACCGCCACCCTCTCAGTGGTCGAAACCGCGACCGGAGCCGTCGTCAAGGTCGAAAGCCAGAGTCTGCACGCCCCCGACGCGGTCGCCGAACTGGCCCGCATGGTCACCGATCTGGAAGCTCTCGCCGCGCCCCCGCAGGGTCTGTTCATGGTCGGTTCCGGCGTCGACGTCGCCGCCGTCAAGGCTCGGATCGCCCAGGTCAGCTCGCTGCCGGTGCACGCCCCCGACGAAGCCGAGCTGGCGTTGGCCCGCGGCGCAGCCCTGGCCTCGGCGACCGCCCCCCGCTACGAGGCCTCGACCGTCGGCCTGGCGTATGCCCAGGACCGCGACGGCACCACCGCAGGCGCGGCGTACTCCGCGGGTGCCGACACCGAGATGGCCGCCGGTGCCACCCAGATGGCCGCCGCCGGATACATGGCGCCGCTGGGGTACAGCGAGGTGCCCGACGGTCTCGATGACCTCGCCGACTTCGGTTACGACGCGGTGCCGGCCGGCCTCGACGAGGTCGACGACGTAGTCGAAGAGCCCGGACGCAAGCCGTTCCTGCTGGTCGGTAGCGCGCTGACGTCGATCTTCGTGGTCGGGGTGGTGGCGCTGGTGATCTCGCTGGCCGTCAGCATCCGGCCCACCGTGGACCAGCGGCCCAACCCGGGTGGCAACGCGGTCGTGCCGAGCAGCCAGGCGCCGGCGTCCGCGACGCCAGAGGCCCAGGTGCCCGCCCCGGCGCCGTCCTCGCCCGCCGAGACCATCCCGGAACCGGTCCAGGTGGTTCAGCAGGCGCCGCGAACGGTGTTCGTGACGCCCGCGCCGAAGGCGCCCGCGCCCGCCCCAGCGGCTCCGGCACCCGCCCCGGAGGCGCCCGCGCCCGCCCCGGCCGCACCGGCACCCGCGCCGGTGGTCGAGGCTCCCGCCCCGGTGATCCCCGCGCCGGTGATCGCGCCGCCGGTGATCGCACCTCCCGTGGTGGTGCTGCCCCCGCTGCTACCGCCATTCCTGCGGCCCCGCGCGCCGCAGTACCCGCAGTACCCGCAGTATCCGTCGAACCCGCCGACGTATACCCCGTCGCCGCAGCCGACCTACAGCGCCCCGCCGACGTACAGCGCCCCGCCGACGTACAACCCGCTGCCGACCTACACCCTGGCCCCCACTTACGCTCCGCCCACCGAGCAGGCGCCGACCTATCCCGCGCCGGCCTCGGGCTCGGGTGGCTATGGCTCCGGCGGTTCCGGCGCCGGAGCTGGTGGCTCGGGGAGCTCCAGTGGGTCGGGGAGTTCCGGTTCGGACTCCGATGGCGGCTCGCACGGCAGCAGCGGCCGCGGATCGGGTGGGGGTTCACAGAACCCGATCTGGCCGCTATGGCCCAATTTCGGCCACTGA
- a CDS encoding tetratricopeptide repeat protein, whose amino-acid sequence MKATENYLSVSAGRRSVALGLSLPGLTKFHQRIAGGVVVVDWAAALIKVAPPAGQMAAKGLRGFLSTWIVAYTTRRQAKKRRLGVLPYWQLRKYLSTGDALEAFASGESARYHAVGRDLVGLYKPPHEASDDGERQSVEVLLRCYTRALSTNEAVELQGGLTAQRVSSQLDERDAQRFVGEARFEENLQLMPPHRAAEARELKQDWPAVVLFVHEFVASSDRASALRSWHQDPPAWFQVRPSSAIAWFARVANDYGVREVASAAFDSAIEAGATPPAYWRTRQILMTEGDVRLCADALKPYAEQDTVARVIVTAAEVGNAEAAELLRPWDPQSTADKSLKCLLLSQLLASDDLNEAITLCESGFATLGSGACGTLQAQFQISRGTPRRTALDFADLERALEAALKARDAIRMWGGPSGRAVELAITAARLLGRDEQARSLAFAAPDGNATLAEAETEGVRRAAASLAAESNRPELARSLANSADPMTKHEVEALIAVFNEDRGTALTQLLEAIEHAVEPHDLERLSLEIALQGVRAPQLAKLAETQPDTSEEIGLVADAYSGNEEALSILRTRSRSNRLIARALIGLMIDRGETKESASIAEVAGENWSDPELELFAAELHLEADDLDSAVACADKALYMASPRWVNARRAYNVLIQAHTGRRRWGQATTAAMAVLAMDPNNVSAVWAVTVCQHQMGQIEQAWKTYTEVGGAPPPRQEIEALVRIDLWTRFEQSPSQIGTLTSLLDQFPQSRQVKAAVTNALLFLPLREDGDSDAVDLVRRTIAPLLEELQDIFIQMRIDEDDPRSALDELVRELPDTREHDQKIEQGKLPLGVAATIHRKSLTEVLSRRTDAPIFSGDSERFDVEVAAALGTLRSRVVVDLTALYTLSVLEGALSDRLLGCFLRPEAARAQVIDAIQGIDSLAGHRTMRIGRAPDGSAFPMVISTEEAVAIHARAQRIRAQFDKLAVNDTVAIGHFPEIAAMGAGRFAWIAAVDHALETHCALWCDDRMTRRMAAEKGIHVFSTHALLEALRRSGELGLSEAVSYQSMLVAQFLVGLDFRDDWLTRAAQMDGWKPRGAATYIAHCGPMPDAAPLLDFVMHSARGNLDDPESLSGWIASAAHWLVHVAGNKGAAQTNLVIFLSALLQEPWLESSKLPFVLKGIRDGIGSADVGDPLKDAMTRHYRLLAEEAGWVPAAQRIHDLVALTDVDDRVTAAGVVLLMK is encoded by the coding sequence GTGAAAGCAACCGAGAACTATCTGTCGGTGTCGGCGGGCCGCCGTAGCGTAGCCCTCGGGCTTTCGTTGCCAGGCCTGACGAAATTTCACCAGAGAATTGCTGGAGGGGTCGTGGTCGTGGATTGGGCGGCGGCATTAATCAAAGTTGCGCCACCTGCGGGGCAGATGGCTGCCAAGGGGCTGCGTGGCTTCTTATCGACTTGGATAGTCGCTTACACCACCCGGAGACAGGCCAAGAAGAGGCGACTGGGGGTTTTGCCGTACTGGCAGTTGAGGAAGTACCTCAGCACGGGCGACGCGCTCGAAGCGTTCGCGAGTGGTGAGTCAGCTCGCTATCACGCTGTTGGGCGCGATCTCGTCGGACTGTACAAGCCGCCGCATGAGGCCAGTGATGACGGCGAGCGGCAGTCAGTCGAGGTGCTTCTCCGCTGCTATACGCGTGCACTCAGCACGAACGAGGCGGTCGAACTTCAGGGAGGCCTGACCGCACAACGGGTCAGTTCTCAATTAGACGAGCGGGACGCGCAACGGTTCGTCGGAGAGGCCAGATTCGAAGAGAACCTGCAGCTAATGCCACCTCACCGTGCAGCGGAAGCGCGAGAGCTCAAGCAAGATTGGCCGGCCGTCGTTCTATTCGTTCACGAGTTCGTTGCATCGTCCGACCGGGCTTCAGCGCTGCGTTCGTGGCATCAGGACCCGCCCGCCTGGTTTCAGGTTCGCCCGTCGAGTGCGATCGCCTGGTTTGCGCGGGTGGCAAATGATTATGGTGTCCGCGAGGTGGCATCAGCGGCGTTCGACAGTGCGATCGAAGCTGGAGCTACACCACCGGCGTATTGGCGGACTCGCCAGATATTGATGACAGAGGGCGACGTCAGGCTTTGCGCCGACGCGTTGAAACCCTACGCGGAGCAAGACACGGTCGCTCGTGTCATAGTCACCGCTGCTGAGGTAGGAAATGCGGAAGCGGCCGAGTTGCTCCGCCCGTGGGACCCCCAGTCGACGGCTGACAAATCGCTCAAGTGTCTGCTTCTCTCCCAGCTTCTTGCGTCCGACGATCTCAATGAAGCGATCACGCTCTGCGAGTCGGGTTTCGCGACGCTGGGGAGCGGCGCTTGTGGCACTCTTCAGGCGCAATTTCAGATCTCAAGGGGTACACCGCGGCGAACTGCTCTCGATTTTGCAGATCTGGAGCGGGCGCTCGAAGCTGCGCTTAAGGCGCGGGACGCAATCCGGATGTGGGGAGGCCCGAGCGGCAGAGCAGTCGAGCTCGCCATTACTGCTGCGCGCCTTCTTGGTCGTGACGAACAAGCCCGATCCCTTGCGTTCGCAGCACCCGACGGAAATGCGACGCTAGCCGAAGCGGAAACCGAAGGCGTCCGCCGGGCCGCGGCAAGTCTTGCGGCCGAATCTAATAGGCCTGAACTAGCGCGTAGTCTCGCAAACAGCGCCGACCCGATGACGAAGCACGAAGTTGAGGCGCTCATTGCGGTCTTCAATGAAGACCGGGGAACTGCGTTAACCCAGCTTCTGGAAGCGATCGAGCACGCGGTAGAACCCCATGACCTTGAACGTTTGAGTCTTGAGATCGCATTGCAGGGGGTTCGTGCACCCCAGCTAGCGAAACTGGCCGAGACGCAGCCGGACACTTCGGAGGAAATCGGCCTCGTAGCGGATGCCTACAGCGGGAACGAGGAGGCGCTCTCAATATTGAGGACGCGTTCACGTAGTAATCGCTTGATTGCTCGTGCGCTCATAGGACTGATGATCGATCGCGGTGAAACCAAGGAATCGGCATCGATAGCCGAAGTTGCGGGCGAAAACTGGTCGGATCCCGAGCTCGAGTTATTCGCTGCGGAGCTGCACCTTGAAGCGGACGACCTTGACTCTGCGGTGGCGTGTGCTGACAAGGCTCTTTACATGGCTAGTCCCAGGTGGGTGAACGCGCGTCGCGCCTACAACGTTCTCATACAGGCACATACGGGGCGGCGTAGGTGGGGGCAGGCCACAACAGCTGCAATGGCCGTGTTGGCAATGGACCCCAATAACGTCTCAGCGGTATGGGCTGTAACGGTGTGCCAGCATCAGATGGGGCAAATTGAGCAGGCCTGGAAAACCTACACCGAAGTAGGTGGCGCACCGCCGCCTCGTCAAGAGATCGAGGCACTGGTAAGAATCGACCTGTGGACTCGCTTCGAGCAGAGCCCATCCCAAATCGGCACGCTCACTTCGCTTTTGGATCAGTTTCCGCAAAGTCGGCAAGTGAAAGCGGCAGTCACAAATGCTCTTCTGTTCCTTCCTCTACGAGAAGACGGAGACAGCGACGCGGTTGATCTGGTTCGGCGTACCATCGCGCCTCTGTTAGAAGAACTTCAGGACATCTTCATCCAGATGCGCATTGACGAGGATGATCCGCGTTCGGCGCTGGACGAGCTAGTTCGAGAATTGCCCGACACGCGTGAGCACGACCAAAAAATTGAGCAGGGCAAGCTTCCCCTTGGTGTCGCAGCCACAATCCATCGAAAAAGTCTCACCGAAGTGCTGTCGCGGCGCACAGACGCGCCAATCTTCTCAGGAGATTCCGAGCGATTCGACGTGGAAGTTGCTGCAGCACTGGGCACCCTGCGATCCCGCGTGGTCGTAGACCTCACCGCCCTTTACACGTTGTCCGTGCTTGAGGGAGCTTTGTCGGATCGGCTTCTGGGATGTTTCTTGCGACCCGAGGCCGCAAGGGCGCAGGTGATCGACGCGATTCAAGGTATCGACAGCTTGGCCGGGCATAGGACGATGCGGATTGGCCGAGCCCCCGACGGGTCCGCGTTTCCGATGGTGATTTCTACCGAAGAAGCGGTCGCCATACATGCAAGAGCGCAACGTATCCGCGCTCAGTTCGACAAATTAGCCGTTAATGACACCGTGGCAATCGGCCACTTTCCCGAGATTGCCGCGATGGGCGCCGGGCGTTTCGCGTGGATAGCAGCCGTTGACCATGCCCTAGAGACGCATTGCGCACTGTGGTGCGACGACCGAATGACCCGAAGAATGGCAGCGGAGAAGGGGATTCATGTTTTCAGCACACACGCTCTGTTGGAAGCCCTTCGGCGATCGGGAGAACTCGGTTTATCGGAAGCCGTTTCATACCAATCAATGCTGGTCGCACAGTTCCTTGTAGGGCTTGATTTCAGAGACGATTGGCTGACACGGGCAGCGCAGATGGATGGTTGGAAGCCACGCGGCGCGGCCACCTACATCGCGCATTGCGGTCCGATGCCTGATGCCGCGCCGCTGCTCGATTTTGTAATGCATTCCGCCCGAGGCAATCTCGATGATCCTGAATCGCTGAGTGGCTGGATTGCGTCGGCTGCTCACTGGTTGGTGCATGTCGCAGGCAACAAGGGAGCAGCCCAAACAAACTTGGTCATTTTCCTATCGGCGCTACTTCAAGAGCCTTGGCTGGAGTCGAGCAAGTTGCCATTTGTGCTGAAGGGCATACGTGATGGGATCGGATCCGCCGACGTCGGTGACCCACTAAAGGACGCGATGACGCGGCATTACAGGCTCTTGGCAGAGGAGGCGGGCTGGGTGCCTGCGGCTCAGCGCATTCATGACCTCGTTGCTCTTACTGATGTCGATGACCGCGTAACGGCAGCTGGCGTCGTTCTTCTCATGAAATGA
- a CDS encoding UDP-glucose dehydrogenase family protein encodes MRCTVFGTGYLGATHAAGMAALGHDVVGVDIDPGKIAKLSAGDIPFYEPGLAKVLRDNLSAGRLQFTTDYELAADFADVHFLGVGTPQKKGEYGADLRHVNAVIDELVPRLSRPSVIVGKSTVPVGTAAELARRARSLARDGVDVEIAWNPEFLREGFAVHDTLHPDRIVVGVQQDSMRAEAALRELYAPLLADEVPFLLTDLQTAELVKVSANAFLATKISFINAISEVCEAAGADVRVLADALGYDPRIGRRFLNAGLGFGGGCLPKDIRAFMARAGELGANHALTFLREVDSINMRRRTRMVELATTACGGSLLGANIAVLGAAFKPESDDVRDSPALNVAGMLQLNGATVNVYDPKAMENSQRLFPTLNYSTSALEACDRADAVLVLTEWKEFLDLEPAMLANTVRARVIVDGRNCLDSARWSDAGWTVFALGRPGNQ; translated from the coding sequence ATGCGATGCACTGTATTCGGTACCGGCTACCTGGGGGCCACGCACGCCGCCGGGATGGCTGCATTGGGCCACGATGTCGTCGGCGTCGACATCGACCCCGGCAAGATCGCGAAACTGTCCGCAGGTGACATCCCGTTCTATGAACCCGGCCTGGCAAAAGTGTTGCGAGACAACCTTTCCGCCGGCCGTCTTCAGTTCACCACCGACTACGAGCTGGCCGCTGACTTCGCCGACGTCCACTTCCTGGGCGTCGGCACTCCGCAGAAGAAGGGCGAGTACGGCGCCGACCTGCGGCACGTGAACGCGGTGATCGACGAGCTGGTGCCCAGGCTGAGCAGGCCCTCGGTGATCGTCGGCAAATCGACGGTGCCGGTGGGAACCGCGGCCGAACTGGCCCGCCGCGCGCGCTCGCTGGCCCGCGACGGGGTGGATGTCGAGATCGCCTGGAATCCGGAGTTTCTCCGCGAAGGGTTCGCCGTCCACGACACCCTGCATCCTGATCGGATTGTCGTTGGGGTGCAACAGGATTCGATGCGAGCCGAAGCTGCGCTGCGGGAACTGTATGCACCGTTGCTCGCGGACGAGGTGCCGTTCCTGCTGACCGACCTGCAGACTGCCGAGCTGGTGAAAGTATCGGCCAATGCCTTTCTGGCCACCAAGATCTCGTTCATCAACGCGATCTCGGAGGTGTGCGAGGCCGCCGGTGCCGACGTGCGCGTGCTGGCCGATGCGCTGGGCTACGACCCGCGCATCGGGCGGCGGTTCCTCAACGCCGGCCTCGGTTTCGGCGGTGGCTGCCTGCCCAAGGACATCCGCGCGTTCATGGCCCGTGCCGGGGAACTCGGGGCCAACCACGCTCTGACGTTCCTGCGCGAGGTGGACAGCATCAACATGCGCCGCCGCACCCGCATGGTGGAACTGGCGACCACCGCGTGCGGTGGGTCACTGCTGGGCGCCAACATCGCTGTTCTCGGGGCGGCGTTCAAACCCGAGTCCGACGACGTCCGCGACTCCCCGGCACTCAACGTGGCCGGCATGCTCCAACTCAACGGCGCCACCGTCAACGTCTACGACCCGAAGGCGATGGAGAACTCCCAGCGGCTGTTCCCCACGCTGAACTACTCCACCTCGGCGCTGGAGGCCTGTGATCGCGCCGATGCGGTGCTGGTGCTCACCGAGTGGAAGGAATTCTTGGACCTGGAACCCGCGATGCTGGCGAACACCGTGCGCGCACGGGTGATCGTCGATGGTCGCAACTGCCTCGACAGTGCACGCTGGTCCGACGCAGGCTGGACGGTATTCGCGCTGGGCAGGCCCGGGAACCAGTAA